From Flavobacterium alkalisoli, the proteins below share one genomic window:
- the aspS gene encoding aspartate--tRNA ligase — protein sequence MYRSHNCGELNASHISQEVTLAGWVQKTRNKGFLIWADLRDRYGITQLIFDEARTQKEVFELAATLGREFVIQVKGTVIERESKNPNMATGEIEILVKELTILNASQIPPFTIEDETDGGEDIRMKYRYLDIRRNPVKNSLLFRHKVAMEVRNYLSGQGFIEVETPVLIKSTPEGARDFVVPSRMNEGQFYALPQSPQTFKQLLMVGGMDKYFQIVKCFRDEDLRADRQPEFTQIDCEMAFVEQEDIIQIFEGLTRHLLKELKGIEVGAFPRMTYDEAMKKYGNDKPDIRFGMEFGELNEVAQHKDFGVFNSSELVVGIAVPGGAAYTRKEIDGLIDWVKRPQVGASGMVYVKCEEGGTYKSSVDKFYDQEDLKKWAEATGAKEGDLILVLSGDEFKTRTRLSALRMELATRLGLRKPEEFAPLWVVDFPLLEWDEETERFHAMHHPFTSPKPNDIPLLETEPAKVRANAYDLVLNGNEIGGGSIRIHDKATQQLMFKYLGFTEEQAKAQFGFLMDAFQYGAPPHGGLAFGFDRLVAILGGQETIRDFIAFPKNNSGRDVMIDAPSTIDDAQLKELHIQLK from the coding sequence ATGTATAGAAGTCATAATTGCGGAGAGCTTAACGCTTCGCATATCAGTCAGGAAGTAACTTTAGCAGGATGGGTACAAAAAACGCGTAACAAAGGTTTCCTTATATGGGCCGACCTTAGAGACCGTTATGGCATTACGCAGTTAATATTTGACGAGGCAAGAACACAAAAAGAAGTTTTTGAACTTGCTGCAACATTAGGCCGTGAATTTGTTATACAGGTAAAAGGTACTGTTATAGAGCGCGAGTCTAAAAACCCGAACATGGCTACAGGAGAAATAGAAATCCTGGTAAAAGAGCTTACTATACTTAATGCTTCACAAATCCCTCCGTTTACGATTGAAGACGAAACAGACGGTGGTGAAGATATCCGTATGAAATACCGTTACCTGGATATACGCCGTAACCCGGTAAAAAACAGTCTTCTTTTCCGTCACAAAGTGGCAATGGAGGTTAGAAATTACCTTTCAGGACAAGGCTTTATCGAGGTAGAAACTCCGGTTCTTATCAAATCTACTCCGGAAGGAGCACGTGACTTTGTTGTACCTTCAAGAATGAACGAAGGACAGTTCTATGCACTTCCGCAATCACCACAAACATTTAAGCAATTGCTTATGGTAGGCGGTATGGATAAATACTTCCAGATCGTTAAGTGTTTTCGTGATGAGGATTTAAGAGCCGACAGACAGCCGGAATTTACACAGATAGACTGCGAAATGGCTTTTGTGGAGCAGGAAGATATTATCCAGATATTTGAAGGCTTAACACGCCACTTATTAAAAGAACTTAAAGGCATTGAAGTAGGCGCATTCCCAAGAATGACCTATGATGAAGCCATGAAAAAATATGGTAACGACAAACCGGACATCCGTTTTGGAATGGAATTTGGAGAACTGAACGAAGTTGCCCAACATAAGGATTTTGGTGTATTCAACAGTTCAGAACTTGTTGTGGGTATTGCCGTACCGGGCGGTGCCGCTTATACCAGAAAAGAAATAGACGGACTTATTGACTGGGTTAAACGCCCTCAGGTAGGTGCCAGCGGAATGGTATATGTTAAATGTGAAGAAGGCGGAACCTATAAATCATCTGTAGATAAATTCTACGACCAGGAAGATCTTAAAAAATGGGCCGAAGCTACAGGCGCTAAAGAAGGTGACCTTATATTAGTACTTTCGGGCGATGAATTTAAAACACGTACTCGCCTAAGTGCTTTACGTATGGAACTTGCAACCCGTTTAGGTTTAAGAAAACCGGAAGAGTTTGCTCCGCTTTGGGTAGTAGACTTCCCTCTATTAGAATGGGATGAGGAAACAGAAAGATTCCACGCTATGCACCACCCGTTCACATCGCCAAAACCAAACGATATCCCGTTACTGGAAACCGAACCGGCTAAAGTTAGGGCTAACGCTTATGACCTTGTACTTAACGGAAATGAAATAGGTGGCGGATCTATAAGAATACATGACAAAGCTACACAACAACTGATGTTTAAATATCTTGGTTTTACCGAAGAGCAGGCTAAAGCACAGTTTGGTTTCCTTATGGATGCTTTCCAGTATGGTGCACCTCCTCATGGCGGACTTGCTTTTGGTTTTGACAGGCTTGTTGCTATACTTGGCGGACAGGAAACAATACGTGACTTTATTGCATTCCCTAAAAACAATTCAGGCCGCGATGTAATGATTGATGCACCATCAACTATTGATGATGCACAGCTTAAAGAATTACATATACAGCTTAAATAA
- a CDS encoding porin family protein, with product MKNLLFLLCFTFISTTVKAQSDDIERPSVGFNVGPTLSNIRGNEAADKNKYAFNFMAGVSFEHPVSRQFSILANINYERKTFKQDIVFDGFQGNFDPIVDPAFQTGEITFRGTLHYITIPLDIRYYIGESKKIFINAGPYASVFIDDSYTLDGDKTTDGDSEANFKTMDFGINLGIGTKFALSQTQALSVELRHNYGLTDISDMKHINENKVKTNAFNLIVNWSFQL from the coding sequence ATGAAAAACTTATTATTCTTACTGTGCTTTACATTTATATCAACAACTGTAAAAGCTCAAAGTGATGATATAGAAAGACCTTCTGTAGGATTTAACGTAGGTCCTACTTTGTCCAACATAAGAGGAAATGAAGCTGCAGACAAAAACAAATATGCATTTAACTTTATGGCAGGTGTATCTTTTGAACACCCGGTTAGCCGTCAGTTTTCAATTTTAGCTAATATAAATTACGAACGAAAAACCTTTAAACAGGATATAGTATTTGACGGGTTTCAAGGAAATTTCGATCCTATCGTAGACCCTGCTTTTCAAACTGGCGAAATAACTTTTAGAGGTACTTTACATTATATTACAATACCTTTAGATATAAGGTATTATATAGGTGAGAGTAAAAAAATATTTATTAATGCCGGTCCATATGCATCTGTATTTATTGACGACAGTTATACTCTTGACGGTGATAAAACAACTGACGGTGATAGCGAAGCCAATTTTAAAACGATGGATTTTGGCATTAATCTGGGTATAGGAACAAAATTTGCATTATCTCAAACTCAGGCTCTGAGTGTTGAATTAAGACACAATTATGGCCTCACTGATATAAGTGATATGAAACATATAAATGAAAATAAGGTAAAAACTAATGCCTTTAATTTAATAGTAAACTGGTCTTTCCAATTATAA
- a CDS encoding cold-shock protein yields the protein MRTGKVKFFNESKGYGFITDDETGKDIFVHATGIKTEDLREGDKVSYEEEEGRKGKVAAQVVAID from the coding sequence ATGCGCACAGGCAAAGTAAAATTTTTCAATGAGTCTAAAGGTTACGGATTCATTACAGACGACGAAACAGGAAAAGACATTTTCGTTCATGCTACAGGAATCAAAACGGAGGATCTTCGTGAAGGTGACAAAGTAAGCTATGAAGAAGAAGAAGGAAGAAAAGGTAAAGTAGCTGCTCAGGTAGTAGCTATTGACTAA
- a CDS encoding NADH-quinone oxidoreductase subunit A gives MQTNQVDYFPIFMQMALAVGFVVATIIVSNFLGPKRQSVNKDKNFECGIESVGNARIPFSVKYFLVAILFVLFDVEVIFMYPWAVNFRDMGFEGFYKMGIFMLLLVVGFFYVIKKKGLEWE, from the coding sequence ATGCAAACAAATCAGGTAGACTATTTCCCTATATTTATGCAAATGGCGCTTGCCGTGGGCTTTGTGGTTGCGACCATTATTGTTTCTAACTTTTTAGGACCAAAAAGGCAATCGGTAAACAAGGATAAAAACTTTGAATGTGGTATAGAATCCGTAGGTAATGCGCGTATACCCTTCTCAGTAAAATACTTCTTAGTTGCCATACTATTTGTATTATTTGATGTAGAGGTAATTTTCATGTATCCGTGGGCCGTAAATTTCCGCGATATGGGATTTGAAGGCTTTTACAAAATGGGCATCTTTATGCTGCTTCTAGTTGTAGGCTTCTTTTATGTAATTAAGAAAAAAGGACTGGAGTGGGAATAG
- a CDS encoding NADH-quinone oxidoreductase subunit B, whose translation MSNSSDIKLVDAPEGVEGNGFFATKLDSVVGLARANSLWPLPFATSCCGIEFMATMASHYDVARFGSERMSFSPRQADMLLVMGTIAKKMAPILRQVYEQMSEPRWVIAVGACASSGGIFDTYSVLQGIDKVIPVDVYVPGCPPRPEQILEGIMQLQEIVKSESVRRRNSPEYKELLASYNIS comes from the coding sequence ATGAGCAATTCATCAGATATAAAATTAGTAGACGCTCCCGAAGGAGTGGAAGGAAACGGATTTTTTGCAACAAAGCTTGACTCAGTAGTGGGTCTTGCCCGTGCTAACTCATTATGGCCTCTTCCGTTTGCAACATCATGCTGCGGTATTGAGTTCATGGCAACCATGGCATCACACTATGATGTGGCACGTTTCGGATCAGAGCGTATGAGCTTCTCTCCTCGTCAGGCAGACATGCTTTTGGTTATGGGTACCATTGCTAAGAAAATGGCCCCTATCCTTCGTCAGGTTTATGAGCAGATGAGCGAACCAAGATGGGTAATCGCTGTAGGTGCCTGCGCATCATCAGGTGGTATATTTGACACGTACTCTGTACTTCAGGGTATTGATAAGGTAATACCGGTAGACGTTTATGTACCGGGATGCCCGCCAAGGCCTGAGCAGATTCTTGAAGGCATAATGCAGCTTCAGGAAATCGTTAAATCAGAATCAGTTAGAAGAAGAAATTCTCCTGAGTATAAAGAATTATTAGCTTCTTATAATATTTCATAA
- a CDS encoding NADH-quinone oxidoreductase subunit C, whose amino-acid sequence MALETSVIQDKLTAKFGDNVTGFIQQKDIFSFEVASDSMNEVMRFLKEDDVLRFNFLTDICGVHYPDSEKERQFAVVYHMHNWMDNVRIRFKCFLNGDNPEIETATNLFLGANWQERETYDFYGIIFKGHPQLKRILNMDEMESFPMRKEFPLEDGGRTDKDDRFFGRTPDNANNNLK is encoded by the coding sequence ATGGCTTTAGAAACATCTGTTATACAGGACAAGCTTACAGCAAAATTTGGTGACAATGTAACCGGATTTATCCAGCAAAAAGATATATTTTCCTTTGAAGTTGCCTCTGATTCCATGAACGAGGTAATGCGTTTTCTAAAAGAAGACGACGTTTTACGCTTCAACTTCCTAACCGACATTTGCGGCGTGCACTACCCTGACTCTGAAAAAGAGAGGCAGTTTGCTGTGGTATACCACATGCACAACTGGATGGATAACGTGCGCATCAGGTTTAAATGCTTCTTAAACGGCGACAACCCTGAGATAGAAACAGCTACCAACCTGTTTTTAGGCGCTAACTGGCAGGAGCGTGAAACGTATGATTTTTACGGCATTATATTTAAAGGTCATCCGCAGCTTAAAAGGATACTTAATATGGACGAAATGGAATCGTTCCCAATGAGAAAAGAGTTCCCTCTTGAAGATGGTGGCCGTACCGATAAGGACGACCGTTTCTTTGGTAGGACTCCGGATAATGCTAATAATAACCTGAAATAA
- a CDS encoding NADH-quinone oxidoreductase subunit D produces the protein MSDLLLPPEHRYAKQIEERRNEDGSELSVLNLGPTHPATHGIFQNILLMDGERILDGEGTVGYIHRAFEKIAENRPFYQITPLTDRMNYCSAPINNMGWWMTLEKALDIEVPKRVQYLRVIIMELARIADHIICNSVLGVDTGALTGFLYVFQYREKIYEIYEEICGARLTTNMGRIGGFERDWSPAAFRKINEFLEEFPAIWTEFENLLTRNRIFMDRTINVGPISAEKAMSYGFTGPNLRAAGIDYDVRVMTPYSSYEDFEFNVPVGKSGDTYDRFCVRNAEVWESLSIIRQALEKLPEGPYHANVPDYYLPPKEDVYNNMEALIYHFKIVMGEVPVPKTEVYHAVEGGNGELGFYLITDGSRTPYRLHFRRPCFIYYQAFNDMVRGQMLSDAIATLSSLNVIAGELDA, from the coding sequence ATGTCAGACCTGTTATTACCACCAGAACACCGCTACGCCAAACAGATTGAGGAAAGGCGCAATGAAGATGGCAGCGAACTATCTGTGCTTAACCTTGGGCCTACGCACCCTGCTACCCACGGTATTTTCCAAAACATCCTGTTAATGGATGGCGAAAGGATACTGGATGGCGAAGGTACTGTAGGGTACATTCACCGTGCATTTGAAAAAATTGCAGAAAACAGGCCGTTTTACCAAATCACTCCGCTAACAGACAGGATGAACTACTGCTCTGCTCCTATTAATAATATGGGATGGTGGATGACGCTGGAAAAGGCTCTTGATATAGAAGTTCCTAAAAGAGTACAGTACCTTAGGGTAATTATAATGGAGCTGGCACGTATTGCAGACCACATTATATGTAACTCGGTACTTGGTGTAGATACCGGTGCGCTTACAGGTTTCTTATACGTTTTCCAGTACAGGGAAAAAATATACGAGATATACGAAGAGATTTGCGGTGCCCGCCTTACAACCAATATGGGTCGTATAGGTGGATTTGAAAGAGACTGGAGTCCTGCCGCTTTCAGAAAGATAAACGAATTCCTTGAGGAATTCCCTGCTATCTGGACAGAATTTGAAAACCTGCTTACCCGTAACAGGATTTTTATGGACCGTACCATTAATGTAGGCCCTATTTCTGCAGAAAAAGCAATGAGCTATGGTTTTACAGGCCCTAACCTAAGGGCTGCGGGCATTGACTATGATGTTCGTGTTATGACACCATACAGCTCTTATGAAGATTTCGAATTTAATGTACCGGTAGGTAAATCAGGAGATACATACGACAGGTTCTGTGTGCGTAATGCAGAAGTCTGGGAAAGTTTGAGCATTATCCGTCAGGCTTTAGAGAAGCTTCCGGAAGGCCCTTACCATGCTAATGTACCGGATTACTACCTGCCTCCTAAAGAAGATGTTTACAACAACATGGAGGCACTTATATACCACTTTAAGATTGTTATGGGTGAAGTGCCTGTACCAAAAACTGAAGTATACCACGCAGTGGAAGGCGGTAACGGAGAACTTGGTTTCTACCTTATTACCGACGGAAGCCGTACACCATACAGATTACATTTCAGAAGGCCGTGCTTTATATATTACCAGGCCTTTAATGATATGGTTAGAGGACAAATGCTTTCTGATGCAATCGCAACACTATCAAGCCTCAATGTAATTGCAGGCGAATTAGACGCTTAA
- a CDS encoding NADH-quinone oxidoreductase subunit NuoE family protein: MEISNAKQVINIDAKLTERINELLSHYPADKKKSALLPVLHEVQDAHDNWLSIELQDKVAEILEIKPIEVYEVVSFYTMFNQKPIGKYMFEFCRTSCCAIRGAENLMDYTCEKLGIKEGETTPDGMFTVVGVECLGACGYAPMMQLGDYYKEHLTKEKVDEIIEDCRNGKVNLH, encoded by the coding sequence ATGGAGATTTCAAACGCAAAACAGGTTATAAATATAGATGCGAAACTAACGGAGCGCATCAACGAATTATTAAGCCACTACCCTGCCGATAAGAAAAAATCGGCTTTGCTTCCGGTACTTCACGAGGTACAGGATGCTCACGATAACTGGCTGAGCATAGAGCTTCAGGACAAGGTTGCCGAAATACTGGAAATTAAACCTATCGAGGTTTATGAGGTGGTTTCGTTTTACACCATGTTTAATCAAAAGCCTATAGGCAAGTACATGTTTGAATTTTGCAGAACATCCTGCTGTGCAATTCGCGGTGCCGAAAACCTTATGGACTACACTTGTGAAAAGTTAGGCATTAAGGAGGGCGAAACAACTCCGGACGGTATGTTTACCGTAGTGGGTGTTGAGTGCCTTGGCGCTTGTGGTTATGCACCAATGATGCAGCTGGGAGATTACTATAAAGAACATCTTACTAAAGAAAAAGTAGATGAGATTATAGAGGATTGCAGGAACGGCAAAGTTAATTTACACTAA
- the nuoF gene encoding NADH-quinone oxidoreductase subunit NuoF, with translation MARKILLEHANIPGIKTYEVYRQNGGYRSVEKAIKSMTPDEVVEEVKTSGLRGRGGAGFPTGMKWSFIDKKSGKPRHLVCNADESEPGTFKDRFLMEYIPHLLIEGMITSSYALGCNLSYIYIRGEYMWVYRILENAIKEAYAAGWLGKNILGSGYDLDLHVHCGAGAYICGEETALIESLEGKRGNPRIKPPFPAVSGLWANPTVVNNVESIAAVPWIVNNTGEEYAKIGIGRSTGTKLISASGHIKNPGVYEIELGLSVDEFMNSDEYLGGMMDDRPLKALVPGGSSVPILPAHLIYKNAEGGDRLMSYESLSEGGFQSGSMLGSGGFIVYNDTTCIVRNTWNFSRFYHHESCGQCSPCREGTGWMEKVLHRIETGHGREEDIELLWDIQRKIEGNTICPLGDAAAWPVAAAIRHFREEFEYHVRFPEKVKNRDHFVAEPFDKVRHLVAKQEI, from the coding sequence ATGGCTAGAAAAATATTATTAGAACACGCAAACATACCGGGTATTAAAACCTACGAAGTGTATCGCCAAAACGGGGGGTACCGCTCTGTAGAGAAAGCTATAAAAAGCATGACTCCGGATGAAGTTGTGGAAGAAGTTAAAACTTCAGGACTTAGAGGACGCGGAGGGGCAGGTTTCCCTACCGGTATGAAATGGAGTTTTATTGACAAAAAATCAGGAAAGCCAAGACACCTTGTGTGCAATGCGGATGAGTCGGAGCCGGGAACTTTTAAAGACCGTTTCCTTATGGAGTATATCCCTCACCTGCTTATTGAAGGTATGATCACTTCAAGTTATGCACTGGGCTGTAACCTTTCTTACATCTACATTCGTGGAGAATATATGTGGGTGTACCGCATATTGGAAAACGCAATTAAAGAAGCCTATGCTGCAGGATGGCTGGGTAAAAATATATTAGGTTCTGGTTACGACCTTGACCTGCACGTACACTGTGGTGCCGGAGCATATATATGTGGTGAGGAAACTGCCCTTATAGAATCGCTTGAAGGTAAAAGAGGTAACCCGAGAATTAAGCCACCGTTCCCTGCGGTAAGTGGTTTATGGGCAAACCCTACAGTGGTAAACAATGTTGAATCTATTGCAGCAGTACCCTGGATTGTAAACAATACCGGAGAAGAATATGCTAAAATAGGTATTGGCAGATCTACAGGAACAAAACTAATCTCTGCTTCAGGTCACATTAAAAACCCTGGTGTATACGAAATAGAACTTGGCCTTAGCGTAGATGAGTTTATGAACTCGGACGAATACCTTGGAGGTATGATGGACGACAGGCCGTTAAAAGCATTAGTGCCGGGAGGTTCATCAGTGCCAATTCTTCCTGCTCACCTTATTTATAAGAATGCAGAAGGAGGTGACCGTTTAATGTCTTATGAGTCATTAAGCGAAGGTGGATTCCAGTCTGGCTCTATGCTTGGTTCAGGTGGTTTTATCGTTTATAACGACACTACCTGTATCGTTCGCAACACATGGAACTTCTCCCGTTTTTACCACCACGAAAGCTGCGGACAGTGTTCGCCTTGCCGTGAAGGTACAGGATGGATGGAGAAAGTACTTCACAGAATTGAAACAGGCCACGGCCGTGAAGAAGATATTGAACTGCTATGGGATATCCAGAGAAAAATTGAAGGCAATACCATTTGCCCTCTTGGAGATGCAGCAGCATGGCCGGTAGCGGCAGCTATACGCCACTTTAGGGAGGAGTTTGAATATCACGTTCGTTTCCCAGAAAAAGTTAAGAACAGAGATCACTTTGTTGCCGAGCCTTTTGATAAGGTAAGACACCTGGTAGCAAAGCAGGAAATATAG
- a CDS encoding 2Fe-2S iron-sulfur cluster-binding protein, whose amino-acid sequence MKVTIDGQEINVEPGTTILQAARMIGGESVPPAMCYYSKLKGSGGKCRCCLVEVSKGSEADPRPMPKLMASCVTGVMDGMEVKSISSERVLDARKSVTEFLLINHPLDCPICDQAGECDLQNLSFKHGSAKTRYIEDRRRFEPENIGDKIQLHMNRCILCYRCVMTADQLTDNRVHGVVNRGDHSQISTCISKAIDNEFSGNMIDVCPVGALTDKTFRFKQRVWFNKPFNAHRNCDKCCGKTTLWMFGNEIQRVTARKDEYHEVEEFICNECRFDHKDVNDWVIEGPRKFEKDSVINQNNYTRNIEPVKIDTEKNILLGRDQDRKKISMPAVPLKEGEVKVFKEGNV is encoded by the coding sequence ATGAAAGTAACAATAGACGGTCAGGAAATAAATGTAGAACCGGGGACCACCATCCTGCAGGCTGCAAGAATGATAGGCGGCGAATCTGTACCGCCGGCAATGTGCTACTACTCTAAACTAAAAGGTAGCGGTGGTAAATGCCGTTGCTGTTTAGTAGAGGTTTCTAAAGGTAGTGAAGCCGACCCAAGACCAATGCCAAAACTAATGGCATCGTGTGTAACAGGTGTTATGGATGGTATGGAGGTAAAAAGTATCTCATCTGAAAGAGTGCTTGATGCCAGAAAATCGGTTACCGAATTCCTATTAATAAACCACCCGCTTGACTGCCCTATTTGCGACCAGGCAGGTGAATGTGATTTACAGAACCTTAGCTTTAAGCACGGATCTGCTAAAACACGCTATATAGAAGACAGAAGAAGGTTTGAACCGGAAAACATTGGTGACAAGATACAGCTTCACATGAACCGTTGTATACTTTGCTACCGTTGTGTAATGACTGCCGACCAACTTACAGATAACAGGGTTCACGGTGTGGTAAACCGAGGAGATCATTCTCAAATCTCTACCTGTATCTCAAAAGCTATAGACAATGAGTTCTCAGGAAACATGATAGATGTTTGTCCTGTAGGAGCACTTACTGATAAAACTTTCCGTTTTAAGCAAAGGGTATGGTTTAACAAACCGTTCAATGCACACAGAAACTGTGATAAATGCTGTGGTAAAACTACCCTATGGATGTTTGGTAACGAAATACAAAGGGTTACTGCACGTAAAGATGAATACCACGAAGTGGAAGAATTTATCTGTAACGAGTGCCGTTTTGACCATAAAGATGTAAACGACTGGGTAATTGAAGGGCCTAGGAAGTTTGAAAAAGATTCTGTTATCAACCAGAACAACTACACAAGAAACATTGAGCCTGTTAAGATTGATACAGAGAAAAACATACTGCTAGGAAGGGATCAGGACAGAAAGAAAATCAGTATGCCGGCAGTGCCTCTTAAAGAAGGCGAAGTAAAGGTTTTTAAAGAAGGTAACGTATAG
- the nuoH gene encoding NADH-quinone oxidoreductase subunit NuoH, giving the protein MEQSIIIEKSIFIVVIFAITMLMAMYATLAERKVAAWLQDRIGPNRAGKGGILQPLADGLKLFAKEEFFPNTPNKFLFVAGPAISMSTALMTSAVIPWGDKLHLFGRDIILQATDINVAMLYIFGVLSVGVYGIMIGGWASNNKFSLMSAMRASSQMISYEVAMGLAIIALIMMTGTLSLREISAQQAGMNWNVFYQPVGFLIFLVCSFAETNRTPFDLAECEAELIGGYHTEYSSMKMGFYLFAEYASMFISSTILAVLYFGGYNYPGIEWATENWGVNAANIIGIGVLFAKICFFIFFYMWVRWTIPRFRYDQLMRLGWQMLIPLAIANIIITGIVILLTQ; this is encoded by the coding sequence ATGGAACAGTCAATAATAATTGAAAAAAGCATTTTTATTGTTGTAATATTTGCCATTACCATGCTTATGGCAATGTATGCCACACTGGCCGAAAGGAAAGTTGCTGCATGGTTACAGGACCGTATAGGCCCTAACCGTGCCGGTAAAGGTGGTATACTACAACCCTTGGCCGATGGTTTAAAACTATTTGCCAAAGAAGAGTTTTTCCCTAACACACCAAACAAGTTCCTATTCGTTGCGGGTCCTGCCATTTCAATGAGTACGGCTTTAATGACGAGTGCTGTTATCCCTTGGGGAGATAAGCTTCATTTATTTGGTCGTGACATTATCCTTCAGGCTACCGATATCAATGTTGCCATGCTTTACATCTTCGGGGTACTTTCTGTAGGTGTTTATGGTATTATGATTGGAGGATGGGCTTCTAACAACAAATTCTCACTAATGAGTGCCATGCGTGCTTCTTCCCAAATGATTTCTTATGAGGTTGCCATGGGTCTTGCTATCATCGCTCTTATCATGATGACAGGAACTCTTAGCTTGAGAGAGATTTCGGCTCAACAGGCCGGTATGAACTGGAACGTATTCTACCAACCGGTAGGTTTCCTTATATTCCTAGTATGTTCGTTTGCAGAAACTAACCGTACGCCGTTTGACCTTGCTGAGTGTGAGGCCGAGCTTATAGGTGGTTACCATACTGAATATTCGTCAATGAAAATGGGCTTTTACCTGTTTGCAGAATATGCGAGTATGTTTATTTCCTCTACTATTCTTGCCGTACTTTATTTTGGTGGCTACAACTACCCTGGTATAGAATGGGCTACAGAGAATTGGGGTGTAAACGCTGCTAACATAATAGGCATAGGGGTACTGTTTGCTAAAATATGCTTCTTCATATTCTTCTATATGTGGGTGCGTTGGACAATACCAAGATTCCGTTATGACCAGTTAATGCGTTTAGGATGGCAAATGCTTATTCCGCTTGCCATAGCTAATATTATAATTACAGGGATTGTTATTTTGCTTACTCAGTAA
- a CDS encoding NuoI/complex I 23 kDa subunit family protein, whose translation MSIETISLSGRKKEVSNKKMTFWESLYLVAIVKGLFITIRHLFKRKVTIKYPEQTRELSPVYRGQHMLMRDEEGRERCTACGLCALSCPAEAITMKAEERKPDEMHLYREEKYASIYEINMLRCIFCGLCEEACPKQAIYLTKSRVMVKPDSDREEFIYGKDKLVMPLDMAIKNTQMKTAN comes from the coding sequence ATGTCAATAGAAACCATATCATTATCGGGTAGAAAAAAAGAGGTTTCCAACAAAAAGATGACTTTTTGGGAAAGCCTTTATCTTGTGGCGATAGTAAAAGGATTATTTATCACCATCCGACATTTATTTAAAAGAAAAGTAACCATTAAGTACCCTGAACAAACCAGGGAGCTTAGTCCGGTATACAGGGGTCAGCACATGCTTATGCGTGATGAGGAAGGAAGAGAGCGTTGTACAGCTTGTGGTCTTTGTGCGCTTTCATGTCCTGCAGAGGCTATCACTATGAAAGCTGAAGAAAGGAAACCGGATGAAATGCACCTTTACAGAGAAGAGAAATATGCATCTATCTATGAAATTAATATGCTTAGATGTATTTTTTGCGGACTGTGTGAAGAGGCGTGCCCTAAACAGGCTATTTACCTTACTAAGTCGAGAGTTATGGTAAAACCTGACAGCGACAGGGAAGAATTCATCTACGGAAAAGATAAACTGGTTATGCCTCTTGACATGGCTATTAAGAACACTCAAATGAAAACGGCTAATTAA
- a CDS encoding NADH-quinone oxidoreductase subunit J family protein, translating to MLTTLFYILSAITLATAFLTILSKNPIHSAIYLVLCFFSIAGHYLMFNAQFLAIVHIIVYSGAIMILMLFTIMLMNLNKEDEQNKSALTRIAAVLSFCLVAFVLLATFVKAQPVINEYKVSGQDYQSIKVLGQVLLNEYMVPFEFASVLLLVSMIGAVLLSKKEHINS from the coding sequence ATGTTAACAACATTATTTTATATTTTATCGGCCATTACACTAGCAACAGCGTTTTTGACTATTCTTAGCAAAAACCCTATTCACAGTGCTATTTACCTTGTACTTTGCTTTTTCTCTATAGCAGGGCATTACTTAATGTTTAATGCGCAGTTCTTAGCTATTGTACATATTATCGTTTACTCCGGAGCTATTATGATATTAATGCTCTTTACCATAATGCTCATGAACCTCAATAAGGAAGATGAACAGAACAAGTCGGCACTCACGCGAATAGCAGCCGTATTGTCTTTCTGCCTTGTGGCGTTCGTACTTTTAGCAACTTTTGTTAAGGCACAGCCGGTAATAAACGAGTATAAGGTTTCAGGACAGGATTACCAGTCTATTAAAGTACTGGGTCAGGTATTATTAAACGAGTACATGGTTCCGTTTGAGTTTGCTTCGGTATTACTTCTTGTATCTATGATTGGAGCCGTATTATTGTCTAAAAAAGAACACATAAACAGCTAG